The following coding sequences lie in one Capsicum annuum cultivar UCD-10X-F1 chromosome 5, UCD10Xv1.1, whole genome shotgun sequence genomic window:
- the LOC107870242 gene encoding uncharacterized protein LOC107870242 has product MKSLSSVGLALSVVFGCLLLALIAELYYLLWWKNRILKTNLEDGYTNSKTREFCYMFCGKSSSTTTSKSQEICSSDAQLVHEPTQIQLQVGSNVDTNSDFWFKPFGDDEFMGGFGPPRFLFTIKEETKEDLESEDGRVSNSRKRSRTRSLSDLCNSNNLSVETPFLTPLASPSCFTPPLSPIVMPTNGFSFNPFLESTSDAEFNKFIRSNSPPPTFQFLKDAEEKFSRRYVEPRPCQFLRKCTTSKESDTHLMTFSKNSSNLENDYNDDVLSFQVDQHHVQHSSSSQVLPLASSPPILKLPIQQVNQQG; this is encoded by the coding sequence ATGAAGTCTTTAAGCTCAGTGGGACTAGCTTTAAGTGTGGTATTTGGTTGTCTTTTATTAGCACTTATTGCTGAACTCTACTACTTATTATGGTGGAAAAATAGGATTCTCAAAACAAATCTTGAAGATGGTTATACCAATAGCAAAACAAGAGAGTTTTGTTACATGTTTTGTGgcaaatcatcatcaacaacaacttcaaaatCCCAAGAAATTTGTTCATCTGATGCACAACTAGTCCATGAACCAACACAAATTCAACTTCAAGTTGGTTCAAATGTGGATACAAATAGTGATTTTTGGTTCAAACCCTTTGGTGATGATGAGTTTATGGGGGGTTTTGGACCACCAAGATTTTTGTTTACTATCAAAGAGGAAACTAAAGAGGATCTGGAGTCTGAAGATGGTAGAGTGTCGAATAGTCGAAAAAGATCAAGAACTAGAAGTTTAAGTGATTTGTGTAATAGTAATAATCTAAGTGTTGAAACACCTTTTTTGACACCACTTGCTTCACCTTCTTGTTTTACACCACCTTTAAGTCCTATTGTTATGCCAACAAATGGATTTAGCTTCAACCCTTTTCTTGAATCAACAAGTGATGCTGAGTTCAACAAGTTTATAAGGTCTaattcaccaccaccaacatTTCAATTCTTGAAGGATGCTGAGGAGAAGTTTAGTAGAAGATATGTGGAGCCGCGTCCATGTCAGTTCCTCCGAAAATGCACTACTTCTAAAGAGTCTGATACGCATCTGATGACATTTTCAAAGAATTCGAGCAACCTAGAaaatgattataatgatgatgtgTTGTCATTTCAAGTTGATCAACATCATGTTCAACATTCAAGCTCTTCACAAGTACTTCCTTTGGCTTCTTCACCTCCAATCTTGAAGTTGCCAATCCAACAGGTGAACCAACAAGGGTAA
- the LOC107872181 gene encoding ankyrin repeat-containing protein ITN1-like, with protein MKKTATKSLQGATRSSMLQPSMATPISWQQSLRLRQNCYAVKTRKMKPLHIAANEGHAEVVRVLLACIEDHNTNEKLTRMTDASGDTALHKAVRSQHLDVVKLLAKEDSEFEFPPNHAQETPLYLDAESGFRDALIIILESCKKQTYDAGPSNRTPLHAAVIQEHEAT; from the coding sequence ATGAAGAAAACGGCTACCAAGTCACTCCAAGGGGCAACACGGTCGTCCATGTTGCAGCCCTCTATGGCCACTCCCATTTCGTGGCAGCAGTCCTTAAGATTACGCCAGAATTGTTATGctgtcaaaacaagaaaaatgaaaccGCTCCACATAGCAGCTAACGAAGGCCACGCTGAAGTAGTACGTGTGCTACTTGCATGTATAGAAGATCATAATACTAACGAGAAACTCACGAGGATGACAGATGCTAGTGGAGATACAGCGCTGCACAAGGCCGTGCGGAGCCAACATCTAGATGTGGTTAAGCTCTTGGCGAAAGAAGATTCTGAATTTGAATTTCCGCCCAACCATGCGCAGGAGACACCACTGTATCTGGACGCTGAATCAGGTTTTCGTGATGCTTTGATTATCATCTTGGAATCCTGCAAGAAACAAACTTATGATGCAGGTCCTTCTAATAGAACGCCGCTGCATGCAGCAGTAATTCAGGAACATGAAGCtacataa
- the LOC124885206 gene encoding ankyrin repeat-containing protein ITN1-like — MGLEAVVSDMLGWKKSLVYLPAGIDNDWTTAIHIASSEGDVYMINELLNHCPDCWDMLNSNNQNALHVAVLNNQDEVVRFLLDSDKCDRLVDEPDSYGNTPLHLLAASGNHVPELINHPRAKKMSFNKQNQTPLDIALSCTVTTKKEIFVKDLCSIGRFGKRDFEVKQKCEYMPNPNDETGEGDKMQLNDETGTRVKIQLKEDDQTEVESFMKSAQIHVVVATLIMTVTFAAGITLPGGFESEPDRPNQGMAILIRKTAFRAFVVSDAIAFTFSAIAIFTYFFMADESRPPPHLKIVEKLYDLARIFQCLSMLAVLIAFATGMFATLSHSLGLAITVCSIGCLSILLFILVFIYITIVYRREYW; from the exons ATGGGGTTGGAAGCCGTAGTTTCGGATATGCTGGGGTGGAAAAAATCCTTAGTGTACCTTCCGGCAGGCATTGATAATGACTGGACGACAGCAATTCACATTGCATCCAGTGAAGGTGACGTATACATGATCAATGAGCTATTAAATCACTGCCCAGATTGTTGGGATATGCTTAACAGCAACAATCAAAATGCACTTCATGTTGCCGTATTGAACAATCAAGACGAGGTAGTCCGGTTCTTATTAGACTCTGATAAGTGCGACAGACTTGTTGATGAGCCAGATAGTTACGGCAACACTCCTCTCCATTTGCTTGCTGCCTCTGGTAACCATGTGCCTGAATTAATAAACCATCCTAGAGCAAAGAAGATGTCATTTAATAAACAAAACCAGACCCCACTTGATATAGCATTGTCATGCACAGTGACAACAAAGAAG GAGATATTTGTGAAGGATTTGTGTAGCATTGGCCGATTTGGGAAACGTGACTTTGAGGTAAAGCAGAAGTGCGAGTACATGCCCAATCCAAATGATGAAACGGGAGAAGGAGACAAAATGCAACTGAATGATGAAACGGGAACAAGAGTCAAAATACAACTGAAGGAAGATGATCAAACAGAAGTCGAAAGTTTTATGAAATCAGCTCAAATCCATGTTGTTGTGGCCACTTTGATAATGACAGTCACTTTCGCTGCTGGTATCACATTGCCAGGAGGTTTTGAGAGTGAACCCGACCGCCCTAATCAAGGGATGGCAATTCTAATAAGGAAAACAGCGTTTCGTGCATTTGTTGTTTCCGATGCCATTGCCTTCACATTCTCAGCTATTGCCATATTCACCTACTTCTTCATGGCAGATGAAAGTAGACCTCCTCCACATTTGAAAATTGTAGAGAAGCTTTATGATCTCGCACGTATTTTTCAATGCTTGTCAATGTTAGCAGTTTTAATTGCATTCGCAACGGGTATGTTTGCTACTTTATCACATTCACTTGGTCTCGCCATTACTGTCTGTTCCATAGGTTGTCTCTcgattttattgtttattttggtgtttatttATATTACTATTGTGTACAGGAGAGAATattggtag